The Aulosira sp. FACHB-615 genome has a window encoding:
- a CDS encoding ASCH domain-containing protein, translated as MKALSVRQPWAWAIIYAQKDIENRVWPIHYRGDILIHAASKCTKKEYHSAHEFCQRLGMSVPELKMLRRGQIIGVVTVVGCLFSPTASGWGMPEQYHWKLANPRSITPIPYIGQLGLFDVPDELVSEAIS; from the coding sequence ATGAAAGCATTGTCAGTCAGACAACCCTGGGCTTGGGCAATCATTTACGCCCAAAAAGATATCGAAAACCGAGTCTGGCCCATTCATTACCGAGGCGATATTCTCATTCACGCTGCCTCAAAATGTACCAAGAAAGAGTACCACTCTGCTCATGAATTTTGTCAAAGACTGGGTATGTCCGTACCAGAGCTAAAAATGCTGCGCCGGGGTCAAATCATTGGTGTGGTTACAGTGGTCGGTTGTTTGTTCTCACCAACTGCTTCTGGTTGGGGTATGCCTGAGCAGTACCATTGGAAGCTGGCGAATCCACGCTCCATTACTCCAATTCCCTACATTGGGCAGTTGGGTCTTTTTGATGTGCCGGATGAACTGGTTTCTGAAGCGATCTCTTAA